The DNA window CGGGACGAACTCGTCGTCCTGATGCATCCGAATCCCGACCCCGACGCGATGGCCTGTGGCATCGCTATCGCCTATCTCGCCGAAACGGTCGGGACGGAGGTAACGCTTCAGTACGCCGGGCAGATACGACATCAGGAAAACCGCGCGTTTCGAACCATTCTCGACCTCGAACTCGAACGCGTCGAACACGTCACCGACCTCGCTGCTTCTACCATCGTCCTCGTCGACCACAACACGCCGCGCGGGTTCGACGGGTCGGAGCGAATCGAACCCTACGCCGTCATCGACCACCACCCCGGCAACGGGACCGGTGAGGTGTTCACGGACAAACGGACGAACTACGGCGCGTGTTCAACCATCGTGGCGGAGTACTTCGATGACCTCGGCGCGACGCCGGTCGGCCCGGACGAAGTCCCGCCGGAGGACGATTTCGTCCTCCCGTCCGACATCGCCACCGGCCTGTTGTACGGCATCCAATCCGACACGAAACACCTCACGAACGGCTGTTGTGCGGCTGAATTCGAGGCGAGCGCGTACCTGTATCGGGGCGTGGACGAACACCGTCTCGACCGCATCGCCAATCCGCAAGTGAGCGCCGAAGTGCTCGAAATCAAATCGCGTGCCATCACGGAACGGGAGGTCCGCGGGTCCTTTGCGGTCTGTAACGTCGGTGCGCTCTCGAACGCCGACGCGATTCCACAGGCTGCGGACGAACTGATGCACCTCGAGGGCGTGACGGCCGTCGTCGTCTACGGCCGACGCGAGGACACCCTCTACATCTCCGGTCGCTCCCGGGACGACCGAGTTCACATGGGAAAAGCGTTGCAGATGGCCGTCACCGACATTCCGGGAGCGGACGCCGGGGGCCACGCCCGGATGGGCGGCGGTCAGGTCCCGGTCGAATCGGCGGTCGTCGCGGGTGGGATGGAAGGAGGACTGTGGTCGGAACGGGAGTTCACCGACGGGATTTTCGACGCGCTGAACGGAAACGTCTGAGAAGGTGTCGTTGCGGCACTTCCCTCCGGGCCATCATCTACCGAGACGGAACTCTCGGGGGTTATTCGACGACTATCGTCCCGGTCATGCCCGCCGCCTCGTGGGGGATGCAGTAGTACTCGAATGTCCCTTTCGTCTCGAACGTGTGGACGTACGATTGCCCGGACTGCACCGCTCCTTTGCCCGCGTCCCATCCGGAGACGGCTTTCTTCTCGGAATCGAATCCGCCGGAGGCCCAGTACGACGCGCCCTCGGGGAGCGACTCCTCGCGGGCGGTGACCGTGTGCGCCTCGCCGCCGACGTGTTTCCACGCGACGGTATCGCCCGTTTCGATACGGAGTTTTTCGGGGTCGAACGAGACGGCTTTGACGTCGATAACGTGGTCCGCGGCGTCCGGGACGCCCTTTTGGACGTTCGGTCCGCCCTTCAGTTTCGTCTTCGATTCCTCGCCGGACTCCTTCTTGGCCTCGCCGACGGGTGCCTTGTCGAGTTCTCCGACGACGGCGAACTCGGCCCGGAGCGCGGCGGTGGCGAAGGCGTCGTTCGCTGAATCGACGTCCTCCCCGGAGTCGAGCGCGTCAGCGTACGCGGTCAGTTTCGCCTCGAACGACTCGTAGGCGTTCTTATCGCCGGATTCGAGGCTCTCGTGCACCTCGGATCTCTCGAACTGGGAGAACGAATCCTGCACGATGGTGGCCGCCGCGCCGCCGAAGTCGCCGCCAGTGTTCGTCACGACGGCGGAAACTGATTCGACCGCTTCGTGGCCGAATTCCACGGCTTTCGCGTAGGTGTCGTCGGCTCCGCCGACGTTCCCCAGCGCCGCCTCGAACGACTCGTAGCGGTCCGTGTCGGCGTGTTCCAGCGCCTCGTGGTAGCCGCCCGCGCCACTTTCGAAGTGTGCAAAGGTCGCCTCCACGATGGCGTTCGCCCGCTTCGCGTCACCGAGTTTCGCCACGACGGCGGCGTCGAAGGCCCGTCCGGCCATGAAACTCGCCTCGGCACCGGCCACGACGCTCGCGCTCGCGGCCTTCGTCTCGAAGTCGAGGAGGGCCTGCATCGCCCCTTCAAAGTGTGCGGACGCGCCGGACCCGTTGCCCTTCAACGCCGGAATCAGCCCCTCTTTCAGGTGTTCGTGTTCGAACCGGTCGTAGAGTTGCTCGCTCGTCCCCTCCAGCGTCTCGTGCATGTCGAGTTCGTTCTTCTCGAACCGCGCGAACAGCGACTGTGCGACGGTCGCGGCGGCGTCCGACTCGCCGCGTTTGTGGCGTTCGAGCGCGTCGGCGAACCGGGCGCGGAAGAATCCGGCTTGGAGGATGGCGGGTTGGACGCCCGTTCCGAGCGTTTCGATACCGGCCCGGAGGTTGGTATCGACCTTCGATACGGCCTCCTCGACCGCCGTTCCGTCGCCGGATTCGGAGGCAGTGGTAAGCGCTTCGAGTCCGGACTCGAACCCTTCGTAGGCGTCCTCGTCGCCCTCTTCGAGGGCTTCGTGCGCATCCGAGGCTTCGAAGTCGGCGAAGATGTCCTCCGCGACCTTTGCTGCTCGCTTCGTCTCGCCCCGTGCGACCAACCGCGTGCAGTCGGCGGCCCGGATGCGGTAGCCGTTCAGGGTGGCGGCGTGCGCGAACGAAGCGGACGGCCCGCCGAGCGAGGCGAGGGCGTTCGCGTCGAACGCTTGTGCCTGCATGACCGCGATGTGGCCCGCGCCCCCGACGTTCTCGGTTCCGAGGCCGTAGGACCCGGACACGGCGGCCGTCACCGCGTCGTTCGATTGGTTCGCCACGACGTCCGCCTTCCCGTTCTTCGCGGCCCGAACCATCGTTTTCGCGGCGTGTTCGAACGCGCCGTAGGTCTCCTCGTTCGCCGATTCGAGCGCGTCGCGGAGGTCGCCGTCCTCGAACGCGGAGAGCGCCCGCGTTGCAATCGTCCGTGCCCCCGAGAGGTTTCCGGCGGCGGCGACCATCGCGGCGTTCTCCAAGCGCGTCCCCAGCAGTTGCAGGTCGAGCGCGCGGACGTTCCGCTCGCCGACGAGTTGCACTTGCGCCTCCCGGAGGTGCTCGTTTCCGAGTCCGAGTTCGACCGACATCTCCTCCGTGT is part of the Haladaptatus paucihalophilus DX253 genome and encodes:
- a CDS encoding DHH family phosphoesterase, with product MQFRGDQSAQRLFRTAQLYGSDDPLLVVGGIVGVAVLAVSLWLVVRWIRRPKGARLKRALAKRDELVVLMHPNPDPDAMACGIAIAYLAETVGTEVTLQYAGQIRHQENRAFRTILDLELERVEHVTDLAASTIVLVDHNTPRGFDGSERIEPYAVIDHHPGNGTGEVFTDKRTNYGACSTIVAEYFDDLGATPVGPDEVPPEDDFVLPSDIATGLLYGIQSDTKHLTNGCCAAEFEASAYLYRGVDEHRLDRIANPQVSAEVLEIKSRAITEREVRGSFAVCNVGALSNADAIPQAADELMHLEGVTAVVVYGRREDTLYISGRSRDDRVHMGKALQMAVTDIPGADAGGHARMGGGQVPVESAVVAGGMEGGLWSEREFTDGIFDALNGNV
- a CDS encoding DUF5059 domain-containing protein, producing MDIDRRTLLKVGGTTLVSGLLAGCSAPDAESTAKDVSAEAAVAAEWNVLRARLHDAFALGVAGEFDAGTTVAEDTFARFEQATGEWGAHEKLEGTSETHYEEFEEAVGQLKTRLREENTEEMSVELGLGNEHLREAQVQLVGERNVRALDLQLLGTRLENAAMVAAAGNLSGARTIATRALSAFEDGDLRDALESANEETYGAFEHAAKTMVRAAKNGKADVVANQSNDAVTAAVSGSYGLGTENVGGAGHIAVMQAQAFDANALASLGGPSASFAHAATLNGYRIRAADCTRLVARGETKRAAKVAEDIFADFEASDAHEALEEGDEDAYEGFESGLEALTTASESGDGTAVEEAVSKVDTNLRAGIETLGTGVQPAILQAGFFRARFADALERHKRGESDAAATVAQSLFARFEKNELDMHETLEGTSEQLYDRFEHEHLKEGLIPALKGNGSGASAHFEGAMQALLDFETKAASASVVAGAEASFMAGRAFDAAVVAKLGDAKRANAIVEATFAHFESGAGGYHEALEHADTDRYESFEAALGNVGGADDTYAKAVEFGHEAVESVSAVVTNTGGDFGGAAATIVQDSFSQFERSEVHESLESGDKNAYESFEAKLTAYADALDSGEDVDSANDAFATAALRAEFAVVGELDKAPVGEAKKESGEESKTKLKGGPNVQKGVPDAADHVIDVKAVSFDPEKLRIETGDTVAWKHVGGEAHTVTAREESLPEGASYWASGGFDSEKKAVSGWDAGKGAVQSGQSYVHTFETKGTFEYYCIPHEAAGMTGTIVVE